Proteins from one Anastrepha obliqua isolate idAnaObli1 chromosome 2, idAnaObli1_1.0, whole genome shotgun sequence genomic window:
- the LOC129239161 gene encoding antigen 5 like allergen Cul n 1-like: protein MFVSRIHSKILVLVATLAVFVEGTDYCDPSLCHDGQAHIGCNHDGNFASSCQNPAMITLTQENKNFIVNAHNTKRDLVAGGHTQLEMACRMATMQWDDELAYLAALNVRRCEITHDACRNTKAFKYSGQNLAMIALSVPPSIEQLLQNCIDMWYDEVRNTEMSHINRFPSSGFRAFGHFTVMMMDRNIRVGCAASSYDWAGMNATLFACNYATTNMIDYPIYQSCSTPASECESGRNSEFRNLCSTSENYDVNEW from the exons ATGTTTGTTTCGCGTATTCATAGCAAAATTTTAGTCCTCGTAGCCACACTGGCTGTTTTTGTGGAAGGGACAGATTATTGTGATCCCTCGCTATGTCACGACGGACAGGCACATATTGGGTGCAATCACGATGGT AATTTCGCATCGTCCTGTCAGAATCCAGCCATGATTACATTAAcacaggaaaataaaaatttcattgtcAATGCTCATAATACCAAACGCGACTTAGTCGCTGGCGGGCACACACAGTTGGAGATGGCTTGCCGTATGGCCACCATGCAATGGGACGACGAACTGGCCTATTTGGCGGCACTGAATGTCAGACGTTGCGAAATAACACACGATGCCTGTCGTAATACCAAAGCCTTCAAGTATTCGGGACAGAATCTAGCTATGATAGCTTTGTCGGTGCCACCGAGTATCGAGCAATTGCTACAAAATTGTATCGATATGTGGTATGATGAAGTTCGGAACACTGAAATGAGTCATATAAATCGATTTCCGAGTAGTGGCTTTCG CGCCTTTGGTCACTTCACTGTCATGATGATGGACCGGAACATTCGTGTAGGATGCGCCGCATCCTCCTACGACTGGGCGGGCATGAATGCTACTTTATTCGCTTGCAATTATGCGACAACGAATATGATAGATTACCCGATCTACCAAAGTTGTTCCACTCCAGCTTCGGAATGTGAGAGTGGCAGAAATTCGGAATTCCGTAATCTTTGTTCAACTTCAGAAAATTATGATGTCAACGAATGGTAA